One window of Phoenix dactylifera cultivar Barhee BC4 chromosome 5, palm_55x_up_171113_PBpolish2nd_filt_p, whole genome shotgun sequence genomic DNA carries:
- the LOC103710377 gene encoding uncharacterized protein LOC103710377 produces the protein MVAEPWIHKMRTAFFLENSSATAKKKEVSKPPQDGGGGAAADTTTVGILSFEVANAMSRAVNLYRSLSDSEIARLRSETLASHAVRLLVSTNEPYLLSLALAEKLEDLNLVAAVASRLGRRCSHPALLGFEHVYSDLLAGRIDSAGLGFLSKDMDGTVRKMERFVSSTAALYTELEVLTELEQSVKKFPPTPVHDETRRALEQKIRWQRRDVRHLRDASIWNQTYDKVVLLLAQAVCTIYSRIRHAFGESVLGLHSLVSDQSRQLSGQIIPSGHCAVHSGLLQSDASEGKSQQIPQMGAEADSGVNFRREGLRFHCGASPGRLFMECLSLGSSASWKDSDDHFENESCLSQFGTGAIIPFSGEQGPSKSDKTRRSRFGPKSRLTMLAPPSTVGGSALALHYANIVIIIEKLLRYPCLVGEEVRDDLYQMLPSSLRLALRRRLKAFVKNLAIYDAPLAHDWKEALEKILSWLAPMAHNMIQWQTERNFEQQQIVLRENVLLLQTLYFADREKTEAAICELLVGLNYICRYEQQQNALLDGTSSVDFDDRMEWHMQY, from the coding sequence ATGGTGGCGGAGCCCTGGATCCACAAGATGCGGACCGCCTTCTTCCTTGAGAACTCCTCCGCCACcgcgaagaagaaggaggtctCGAAGCCACCGCAggatggcggcggcggcgccgcCGCTGACACCACCACCGTCGGGATACTCTCCTTCGAGGTCGCCAACGCCATGTCGCGGGCTGTCAACCTCTACCGCTCCCTCTCCGACTCCGAGATCGCGCGCCTCCGCTCCGAGACCCTCGCCTCCCACGCCGTCCGCCTCCTTGTTTCCACCAACGAGCCGTACCTCCTCTCCCTGGCTCTCGCCGAGAAGCTCGAGGACCTCAACCTCGTCGCCGCCGTCGCCTCCCGCCTCGGCCGCCGCTGCTCCCACCCCGCTCTCCTCGGCTTCGAGCACGTCTACTCCGACCTCCTCGCCGGCCGGATCGACTCCGCCGGCCTCGGCTTCCTCTCCAAAGACATGGACGGCACCGTCCGCAAGATGGAGCGCTTCGTCTCCTCCACGGCCGCCCTCTACACCGAGCTCGAGGTCCTCACCGAGCTCGAGCAGTCCGTCAAGAAGTTCCCCCCGACGCCGGTCCACGACGAGACCCGCCGGGCCTTGGAGCAGAAGATCCGGTGGCAGCGGCGCGACGTGAGGCACCTCAGGGATGCCTCCATCTGGAACCAGACCTATGATAAGGTCGTCCTCCTCCTCGCCCAGGCGGTCTGCACCATCTATTCCCGGATCCGCCATGCGTTCGGAGAGTCTGTTCTTGGCTTGCATTCCCTGGTTTCTGATCAAAGTCGGCAGCTTTCCGGCCAGATTATCCCTTCCGGTCACTGCGCAGTTCATTCTGGGTTGCTTCAGTCAGATGCAAGTGAAGGCAAATCTCAGCAGATTCCACAGATGGGAGCTGAAGCAGATTCTGGTGTGAATTTCCGCAGGGAGGGTCTACGGTTCCATTGCGGGGCCAGCCCTGGGAGGCTTTTCATGGAGTGCCTCAGTTTGGGCAGCTCTGCTTCATGGAAGGACAGCGATGACCATTTCGAGAACGAGAGTTGCCTGAGCCAGTTTGGGACTGGTGCTATCATTCCCTTCAGTGGGGAACAGGGGCCGAGCAAGAGTGATAAGACCAGGAGATCACGGTTTGGGCCGAAGAGTAGATTAACGATGCTTGCTCCACCCTCCACTGTGGGCGGTTCAGCTCTCGCACTACATTATGCAAATATTGTAATTATCATTGAGAAGTTACTTCGTTATCCATGTTTAGTTGGGGAGGAGGTGAGGGATGATCTCTATCAGATGCTGCCCTCAAGCTTAAGGTTGGCTTTGAGAAGGAGGCTGAAGGCTTTTGTCAAGAATCTAGCTATCTATGATGCACCCCTTGCGCATGATTGGAAGGAAGCACTCGAGAAAATATTGAGCTGGCTCGCACCGATGGCTCATAATATGATCCAGTGGCAAACCGAGCGCAACTTTGAGCAGCAGCAGATTGTTTTGAGGGAAAATGTCCTGCTACTTCAAACATTATATTTTGCTGATAGGGAGAAGACAGAGGCAGCTATATGTGAGCTTCTTGTTGGGTTGAACTATATTTGCCGGTATGAGCAGCAACAGAATGCTTTGTTGGATGGTACGAGTAGCGTGGACTTTGATGATCGTATGGAGTGGCATATGCAATACTGA
- the LOC103710378 gene encoding anthocyanidin 3-O-glucosyltransferase 4-like, whose translation MNPMIDIACLLAEHHVTVTVLTTPANASRIRSTIDRISNSALPIQFIPLHFPGTEVGLPEGCENMDSITSTTMITTFLSASKLMRKQMVHHLHKLKPAPSCIITGMGFAWTYKIAREFGVPCFLFHGFSCFSLFCLHNLHLYKSHQTASSPTEPFLLPGLPHRFEITRSQLPLYFQLLPQHQETCDEQREGELAVDGEVVNSFGELEQGYAERLEATTGKKVWTVGPVSLYNKGRSEMAERGKKSLFDVQCLNWLDSKKPQSVVYVSFGSMGRFTPEQMMELGSGLLASNRPFIWVIREGERSSEEVEDWLMEKLEKNADSRCLLIRGWAPQVMILAHPAVGGFVTHCGWNSTLEAVSSGLPMVTWPLFAEQFLNEKLIVDVLGIGVVVGVRTATEWGRGGEDGVLVGREAVAMAVERLMDGGEEGKERTRKAKELGEKAKKALEKDGSSYSSMTNLIQYVAERSAKRAGFIAG comes from the coding sequence ATGAACCCCATGATCGACATCGCCTGCTTGCTCGCCGAGCATCATGTGACCGTCACCGTCCTCACCACTCCTGCCAATGCCTCCCGTATCCGATCAACCATCGACCGCATCTCCAATTCCGCTCTTCCAATCCAATTCATCCCCCTCCACTTCCCCGGCACGGAGGTGGGCTTGCCTGAGGGCTGTGAGAACATGGACAGCATCACCTCCACAACCATGATCACCACCTTCCTTAGCGCATCCAAGCTCATGAGGAAACAGATGGTGCACCATCTCCACAAGCTGAAGCCTGCCCCAAGCTGCATCATAACCGGCATGGGCTTCGCATGGACGTACAAGATTGCTCGAGAGTTCGGAGTTCCTTGCTTTCTCTTCCATGGCTTCAGCTGCTTCTCCCTATTCTGTTTACACAACCTCCATCTCTACAAGTCTCATCAGACTGCATCCTCCCCCACCGAGCCCTTCCTGCTGCCCGGCTTGCCTCACCGGTTCGAGATCACGAGGTCGCAGCTGCCACTGTATTTCCAACTGTTGCCCCAGCATCAGGAGACGTGCGACGAGCAGAGGGAAGGCGAGCTCGCGGTGGACGGCGAGGTTGTGAACAGTTTTGGTGAGTTGGAGCAAGGGTATGCTGAAAGGTTGGAGGCGACCACCGGGAAGAAGGTTTGGACCGTCGGGCCTGTATCTCTATATAACAAAGGGCGGTCGGAGATGgcggagagagggaagaagtcCTTGTTCGACGTGCAGTGCTTGAATTGGCTTGACTCAAAGAAGCCACAGTCCGTAGTTTATGTTAGTTTTGGCAGCATGGGTAGATTTACGCCAGAACAGATGATGGAGCTGGGCTCGGGGCTGCTTGCTTCAAACCGGCCTTTCATTTGGGTGATCAGGGAAGGAGAGAGGTCatcggaggaggtggaggactGGCTTATGGAGAAGCTCGAGAAGAATGCGGATTCAAGGTGTCTTCTTATAAGGGGGTGGGCACCGCAGGTGATGATTCTGGCACATCCAGCGGTCGGAGGGTTCGTCACCCACTGTGGTTGGAACTCGACTCTTGAGGCCGTGAGTTCAGGGTTGCCAATGGTTACTTGGCCTCTGTTTGCGGAGCAATTCCTAAATGAGAAGTTGATTGTGGATGTCCTGGGGATCGGGGTGGTGGTCGGGGTCCGGACTGCCACGGAGTGGGGGCGAGGGGGAGAGGATGGAGTTTTGGTGGGAAGGGAGGCGGTTGCCATGGCCGTGGAGAGGTTGATGgatggaggggaggaggggaaggagagGACGAGGAAGGCTAAGGAGCTGGGAGAGAAGGCAAAGAAGGCTTTGGAGAAGGATGGCTCTTCGTACTCGAGCATGACAAACTTAATTCAGTACGTAGCAGAACGTTCTGCAAAGAGGGCTGGGTTCATAGCTGGTTAG